GGCGATTATGTGGTGCTAGCAGAATTGCAGCGAACCCAGGGGGCACAGCGCTACGCAATTCCCAATAGCGTAAATCTGGACGAGTTTAACTCAGCAGCCGTGTGGTGCCGACGGTTTAACGCAACCTTTGGCGCGGCGGAACTGCTGTAAGCAGTCAGCCAGTGTAAACAGTCAGCCAGTGTAAACAGTCAGCCAGGCGGCTAGACCTGAACCGAAACCCCCGTTGGGTCGAGGTGCAGCGCCTGAGCTTGGACTGAAATTCCCTGATCTTCCCAGGCGGCTTTCATGGCTTCCGCAACCAGGGGCGCGATATCGGCGTGGGCCAGGGCCAGCAGGGTTGGGCCGGCACCGCTGATCACCAGCCCGTAGGCTCCCGCAGCAACGGCGGCGGCTTCTACGGCATCAAAGCCGAGAATGAGCGATCGCCGATAGGGTTGATGGATGCGGTCTTGCAGTGCGGCGCGGAGCCAGTCGGAGTGAGCAGTGTCCAATCCCCGCAGCAGTAGCCCCAGATGCCCCATGTTGAACACTGCATCGGGTCGGCTGTATGCGGCAGGCAGAACGCGGCGGGCTTCGGCGGTAGATAGTTCAAAATCAGGAATCGCAACAACAGGGACGATTTCGGAATGCCAGGGCACAGGGGCGATCGCCCATTCTCCGTTCAGATCGGTTGCTGCCAGCCGACAGCCACCCAGCATCGCAGGCACAACGTTATCCGGGTGGCCTTCCATGTCTACGGCGATTGCCACCAGTTCGGCTTCGCTTAGCGGCGACCCAGCCAGCACATTTGCACCCACCAGCCCGCCGACGATGGCCGTGGCAGAACTGCCCAACCCCCGCGCCAAAGGCACGCCCAAGCGAATCTCTAGCTTAATCAGCGGCGGCGACTGCTTGAGATGCTGAAATAATTTGGCAAAGGCCTGATAGGCCAGATTCGTTTCGTTGGTTTTGACCCGCGCTGCTTCCAGTCCTGAAACCGAGATCTGAACCGGCTCGATGCTTTGGTCTAGGCGGGTAAAGGT
The Thermoleptolyngbya sichuanensis A183 DNA segment above includes these coding regions:
- the thrB gene encoding homoserine kinase gives rise to the protein MTLPDHAIVSVPATTTNIGPGFDCLGAALSLRNHFTFTRLDQSIEPVQISVSGLEAARVKTNETNLAYQAFAKLFQHLKQSPPLIKLEIRLGVPLARGLGSSATAIVGGLVGANVLAGSPLSEAELVAIAVDMEGHPDNVVPAMLGGCRLAATDLNGEWAIAPVPWHSEIVPVVAIPDFELSTAEARRVLPAAYSRPDAVFNMGHLGLLLRGLDTAHSDWLRAALQDRIHQPYRRSLILGFDAVEAAAVAAGAYGLVISGAGPTLLALAHADIAPLVAEAMKAAWEDQGISVQAQALHLDPTGVSVQV